A window of the Equus asinus isolate D_3611 breed Donkey chromosome 20, EquAss-T2T_v2, whole genome shotgun sequence genome harbors these coding sequences:
- the UBL5 gene encoding ubiquitin-like protein 5, with protein sequence MIEVVCNDRLGKKVRVKCNTDDTIGDLKKLIAAQTGTRWNKIVLKKWYTIFKDHVSLGDYEIHDGMNLELYYQ encoded by the exons ATGATCGAGGTTGTTTGCAACGACCGTCTGGGCAAGAAGGTCCGCGTTAAGTGCAA CACGGATGACACCATCGGGGACCTTAAGAAGCTGATCGCAGCCCAAACGGGCACCCGTTGGAACAAGATCGTCCTTAAGAAGTG GTACACGATTTTTAAGGACCACGTGTCCCTGGGGGACT ATGAAATCCACGATGGCATGAACCTGGAGCTTTATTACCAGTAG